The genomic DNA GACCAACGAGATTGGGCATTGGCAGGTCGAGAACCTGACTGTCGGTCTGATAGATCATCCGGCCATGCTCTGCATAGGCATCGAAATCCTGCCCCAGCAACCGCATCGGCGCACCGATGCGCCCGGCAACTTCGGCAATGACTGACATCACTTCAGGCACCTGCCGGGCGATGACGGCCGGCACGCCAGGTTTCAGTATCCCGGCCTTCTCATATGCAATTTTGGCCAGTGAATCCCCGAGAAAGCTTTCATGATCCATGGAGATCGGGGTGATCACGGACGCCCGCGGAGTGTCCACCACATTGGTGGCATCAAGCCGGCCACCCAGGCCGACTTCCAGCAGCAGCACATCGGCCTTGTGTTCGGCAAACAGTTTGAAGGCAATGGCTGTGGTGATTTCAAATTGAGTAATTTCGGCGCCGCCATTGATGCGCTCGACTTCCAGCATGGTCGAAATCAGTGTGGCATCATCGACCAGCCGCCCAGCCCCCGGCTGACCCAGCCGGATACGCTCGTGAAACCGCACCAGATGTGGCGAGGTGTAGACATGGACCTGTTTTCCATCGGCTTCGAGCAGGCTGCGCATGAACGCTGTGGTCGAGCCTTTGCCGTTGGTTCCGGCAATATGAATGGTAGGCGGCAAGCGGCGTTCCGGATGGCCGAGTTTTTCCAGAAGCGCTTCCAGACGGCCAAGCGAAAGATCCATCAGGCGCGGGTGCAGCCGTGTCAGCCGCTCTAAAATGGCAGTGCTATGGTCCATCGGATTACTTCAATTGCTGCAAACGGTTGGCGTGCGATCCGCTGTGCGGATCAATTATCGCTGACAAATACACAGAGCCGGTGACAAGGCCGCAAAAATCAGCCGCCATCTCATGGCTTATGCAAGTCTGATTGCAGATTTTTCTGCTGGCCATTTCATCACCTGTAGACAGATCGCACGCCGGTGGACTGGTGCGAAATTACGATGCCTTGCCTGTGGCTTTTTCGGACACTTGCGCGGAATTGCCAGCCGGTTTCAAGTCGCTGTCGACCGGTTCCAGCTCGATGACTTCCAGATATTCATCTGCTGTCTCTTGTTTCGCTTTTGATGGTTTAGGCGCATCTGATTCCAGCAGATTTGTTGTCATCGCCACGGCCGGTTGCTTCATCAGAAGCCGGCATAAATTGGCCAGAGTGTCCCGCATTTTGTGGCGATGAACCACCATATCGACCATGCCGTGCTCAAGCAGATATTCAGAACGCTGGAAACCTTCCGGCAGTTTCTCGCGGATGGTCTGCTCAATCACGCGTTGCCCGGCAAACCCGATCAGCGCACCAGGTTCGGCAATATGAACGTCGCCCAGCATCGCGTAAGAGGCCGTGACGCCGCCGGTTGTCGGATTGGTCAGAACCACCAGATAGGGCAGACCCGCTTCCCGGTGCTGCTGCAGCGCCACTGTCGTGCGTGGCAATTGCATCAGCGAGAGAATGCCTTCCTGCATCCTTGCACCGCCAGAGGCCGCGAACAGAATGAAGGGAACGCCGGCAGCCGTTGCCGCCTGAAAGCCGGTGATAATAGCTTCGCCGGCGGCCATGCCCAGCGAGCCGCCCATGAAATTGAAGTCCTGCACCGCGGCAATGACGATGTTTTCCTCAAGCCTGCCCTTGCCGATCAAGATCGCGTCTTCATATCCGGTTTTGGCTCTCGCATCCTTCAGCCGGTCTGTATAGCGCCGTTCATCACGGAATTTCAGCGGGTCAACAGGCGCGGTCGGCAGCGCCAGTTTTTCAAAGGACCCGTAATCAAACAATTTCGTCAGCCGCCGCTCAGCGCTCATCCGCATGTGAAAGCCGGAATTCGGAATTACGAAATCATTGGCCTCTAGATCGCGATGAAATACCATTTCACCGGATTCCGGACACTTGATCCAGAGGTTTTCCGGAACTTCCCGCTTGTTGCTCCACAGATTCTGGATTTTGGGACGGACAACACTGTTAATCCAATTCATAGGCTTTCCTTGCTCGAAAGTTATAAAGCGAGCTGCGCTGGTGAGGTTTGATGTCCAATGTGGTTAGTTTAAGTGAGTTCTGCAAGGCGGGACTTGCGAACGCCTGCGGCGAGTTCACGCACCAGAGCCGCGACGGCTTCTGCCGGATCACCCTGCGGCCCATCCCCGCCGGCCAGTGATTTGGCCACAGCATCGACGATTGCACTGCCAACCACTACGCCATCTGCAGCCTGGCCGAACACCCGTGCCTGTTCTGCCGTCTTGACACCAAAGCCGACACAGACCGGCAGATCGGTGTGGGCCTTGATCCGCGCAACCGCATCAGCAACCGGGCCGGTGCTGGCGATAGCCGAACCGGTGATGCCGGTCATCGAGACATAATAGACAAAGCCGGAAGTGTTGCTCAGTACTTTCGGCAGACGTTTGTCATTTGTCGTGGGCGTCGCAAGACGGATGAAATTCAATCCGGCCTGCATCGCCGGAAGACACAGTTCCTCATCCATTTCCGGGGGAAGGTCGACCACAATCAGACCATCGATTCCGGCCTTTTTGGCATCTTTGAGGAAGCGCTCCACACCGTAGATGTAAATCGGATTGTAATAGCCCATCATCACAATCGGCGTGGTGTCGTCGTCTTCGCGGAACGCGCGCGCCATCTGCAGGGTGCGGGCCAGTGTCTGACCGCTCTTCAGGGCGCGCTGACCGGCCAGCTGGATGGTCGGGCCATCGGCCATCGGGTCGGAAAACGGCATGCCAAGTTCGATCACGTCGCTTCCCGCCTTCGGCAATGTCTTCATGATGCGCAGCGAGGTTTCATAATCCGGATCACCGCCCATGAAATAGGTCACCAGTGCCGGACGGCCTTCCGCTTTCAGAGCCTGAAATCTGCGGTCAATGCGTGTGGTCATGATGACAGCTCCACCCCGATGAGGTTGCTGACGGTGTTGACGTCCTTGTCACCGCGTCCGCACAGATTCATCACAATGATCTTGTCCTTGTCCATGTCCGGGGCGCGTTTCATAACCTCGGCAAGAGCGTGGCTTGGTTCCAGCGCCGGAATGATACCTTCCAGTCGGGTCAGCAGTTGAAATGCGTCGAGGGCCTCATTGTCCATGATCGGAACATACTCAACCCGCCCGCTTTCTTTCAGCCAGGAATGTTCCGGCCCGATTCCTGGATAATCCAGTCCAGCCGAAATCGAATGTCCATCCTTGATCTGACCGTCTTCATTTTGCAGCAGATAGGTCCGGTTGCCATGCAGCACGCCTGGGCGTCCGGCCGTCAGCGAAGCGCAGTGTTCATCGCCATCCAGACCTTTGCCGCCGGCTTCAACACCGACCATCTGAACGTCCGCGTCATCGAGGAACGGGTGAAACAGGCCAATTGCGTTGGAGCCGCCCCCAACTGCTGCCACCAGCATATCCGGCAGGCGGCCTTCCGCCGCCAGCATCTGCTCCCTGGTTTCTGTGCCGATGACGGATTGAAAGTCCCGTACCATTTCAGGGTAGGGATGCGGACCCGCAGCCGTGCCGATCAGATAATAAGTATCGTCCACATTGGTCACCCAGTCACGCAGGGCTTCATTCATGGCATCTTTCAGCGTGCCGTGGCCTGAGCTGACGGGATGAACTTTGGCACCCAGGAGTTTCATGCGGAACACATTGGGTGCCTGACGTTCAACATCGGTTGCGCCCATATAGACTTCACAGGGATAGCCAAAACGCGCCGCCACCGTGGCCGTGGCGACACCATGCTGCCCGGCGCCGGTTTCCGCAATAATCCGGGTTTTCCCCATGCGCTTTGCCAGTAGAATCTGACCAAGGCAATTGTTGATCTTGTGAGAACCGGTATGGTTCAGTTCATCGCGCTTGAAATAAATTTTCGCACCGCCGAGATGCTCAGTCAGCCGTTCGGCAAAATACAGCGGCGAGGGACGCCCGGTATAATGCGTGTTGAGGTGCTGCAATTCGGCAAGAAACTCCGGATCTACTTTTGCTTCCGCCCATTTTTCCTGCAGCTCCAATATCAGCGGCATCAGCGTTTCAGCGACGAATTGACCGCCGAAAATGCCGAACATGCCCTGGTCATCAGGACCGTTGCGCAGGGAATTGGGATTAGGATGCTGGGTCATGCAGATACTCTTTTCGGGAGCTTGTTGATGGTGCCGCGGCCTTGGCGCGTTGCAGAAAGGTCTCGATCAGCCCTTTATCTTTGATCCCCGGCGAAGTTTCAACGCCAGATGACACATCAATGCCGGAAATAACAGGATGACGCTGCGACAGCTCCACAGCACTGGCAACATTGTCGGGGTTCAGACCGCCAGACAGCATGACCGGCAGGCCACCACAAATCCGTGCCGTCAGCGCATCCAGAATACTCCAGTCGAAGGTCAGTCCGTTGCCACCTGGCAACACGCTGTTCTGTGGTGGCTTTGCATCAATCAGCAGCCTGTCCGCCACGCTTGCATAGGGTTTCAGTCCGTCGAAATCCGCCACCTCACGAACGCCGAACGCTTTCATGACCTCAACGCCATGTGTCAGCTTGATCTCCGCAACCCTGCTGGCAGGTTCGGTGCCGTGCAACTGCACAATATCAGGCTGGACCCGCGCGACTATGGCGGCCAGCTCAACATCGTCCGGGTTGACCGTCAGCGCTACGATCTGAACCTGTCTGTGGCTGTTCTGGCGTGCAGACGCGGCCAGTTTCTCGGCCTGGGCAAGACTTACATTGCGCGGGCTTTTCGCAAAGAACACAAGGCCGACCATCGATGCGCCGCCCGCCATTGCGGCGGCAATGTCGGCCTGTGTTGAAAGGCCGCAAATCTTGATGTCAAAGGCAGGTTCTGTCGTCATATCCATCAACCAGTGTGAGAAATAGCCGTACCGGCAGCCTTGTGCTGCGGGCCGGTCCATCACAGGTCAGTTCAGCGGGTTCAATTCAAATCGGCCGGCAGCCAGCTTGCGTTATGTTTTTGCGACTGGCAGCAGCGGATGATTGGTCTCTTGTTCCGGCGCCATTTCCCGTGCTTTTTTCTCGGCCTCCTCAGCGCGTTTTTGCTGAAGGCTGGCCTGGTGTTCATTGGCGCGCGCCTTGCGCCGCCATTTTCCCTGGGCAAACCAGGATCCAAAACCACCCAGCAAGACGCCGAGCAGAAGAAAGCCGAACAACAGCAGATACAGCGGCACTGAATAGCTCAGCACTGCAAGATCGGTCCCGGCAGCGGCATCGGGAAACGGATTGAGAGAGACAGTCACCGCGCGCCTGTTGGCAATCGACAGCACCACGACAATGATACCGAGCGGTATCAGAATAAGATATTTGATAAACCGCATCATCGGTTGCACACCTGTCTATACCAGTGTTCAGGACCAGAATTCGGAGCCAAAATTAGGGACCAGAAATAGGGCCAGAATTCGGGTTGCGAGAAGCTGTTATATGACAGTCTTTACCCGCTGTTCAACCGTTCCCGCATTTCTTTGCCGGTTTTGAAAAACGGAACAACTTTGGATTCAACCTGGACCGACTCGCCTGTGCGCGGATTCCGGCCAGCTCGCGGATTTCGCGTTTTCACCGAAAAGGCTCCGAAGCCGCGCAACTCCACCCGGTCGCCTCTGGACAACGCGGAAGTGATCTCATCCAGGATGGCATTCACGATCATTTCCACGTCTCTTTGAAAAAGATGGGGATTGCGATCCGCTATCTTTTGCACCAATTCCGACTTAATCACCTTGTCGCCCTTCAAACTGCAATTTGGCCGCAGCGCGTATGTCTGCGACCCCTGTCGGGGGTAAGATTCAATTTGAATCTATCTTATTGGAATTACTCCCTAATCGAGAATAGGGTGCCAAACAGAAATCAGGCCGTCAAGCTGTGTGGGTACGGAAACAGCGTCCAATATGGCGGATTCGACCCCCCTGAGGCCGATTGTTTTTGCAAAGGTGACAAATAAGGCACGCATTGTCAGGTTCAACACAGATTCATCATCGGTAATTTCTCTGTCAATGACCTTGATCCGTGAATCCAGATCATACTCAATGACAAGCCAGTTTCGAGCATCCTTCTGGCTGCCAATTTCGTCAATCAGCTTCACCGACAGTGCCCGGTCGCCGGAAAAGACCCTGCCGTCGGCAAGTGTTCTGGCAGTCGCATCGTCAAAATTGCGGCGCTCTTTCACCAGATCCAGAAACCACTCATAGGAATCGTCAATCAGATCCTGAATCACGGCGCGCGCTTCTGGCGTCGTTGGCGAAAATGGATTGGGGGAGGCTTTCAGCGGATCACTCTTGATCTCCTCCATGCGGATGCCGAGCTTTTCCAGCAAAGCGGTGACATTCGGGCTCTGATAGATGACACCGATCGAGCCGGTAATGCTGGCGCGGCGGGCAAAGATCCGATCTGTAGCGAGCGCAGCCATATAGGCGGCAGAGGTCCCAATCCCGTCAATGGTTGCAACAACCGGTTTTTTCTCTGACAGCGCGCGCAGCGATTCATACAGCGCCTCGCCCCCGGATGTAGTGCCGCCGGGGGAGTTTATCTTGACAATGACGGCACGCACATTGTCCTGATTGCCCAACTCCTCGATCAGATCCAGTCTGGCGTCCGAGCCGACAATCAGTCCGTCAACGCTGATTTCGGCGATGTGTTGGCCGCGTGTTTCCGAGAAGGGATCAAGCCCGGTCAGCCGCGCAACGCCCCATATCAGCACCACAGCCAGCAACCCCAGACCGGCGACCCGCCAGAAGGTCAGTTTGCGGCGCAGGCGTCGGCGGTCGAGAAGGTATTCCGGGTTGCTTGGCTCGGCCATCAGTACACCTGTGATGTCTTTATTGTCGGTACGACAAATCGCCTGGCTGTTGTATCAGTGAACACTGACCGGTTGCAATTCATGTTCCCAGGCATTGGCGATCAGTGCTTCACGGCTGTCGCCAATGACAATCGGTGCACCATCGGCGTTCAGCAAGGCCCACAGGTTCAGGCCGGCGGGAAGTGCTTCCACATCGGGAAACGCGGCATGGAACTGGTCGGAGGTCATGCTCCTGATATAGGCCACCTTACCTTCACCAAGCCGTGCAAAATCATGCGCGCTCATTATCTTTTTTGGCTCTGTCTTGTTTATCATGACGCGGTTTCCTTCTTGTGCTGTGCTGTTTTCAGCTTTTGCACCGTGTTCACATGGTCCACAGTGGTCTGTGCGCTCGCGATATCTGTTTCATCGTGGATTTTGATATCTATCTTGCGCACGATGCGCTCAGGCTGCGGCCTGACCAGGTCAATGTTGAGCAGACCGTCTTTCAGGTCGGCGCCGAGAATTTCCATACCGTCTGCCAGCAGGAAAGCTCTCTGGAACTGTCGTGCAGCGATGCCGCGATGCAGATATTCGCGGTTGTCATCATCCTGTTGCCGTCCGCGGATCACCAATTGGCGCTCTTCGACAGCGACATCAAGTTCCTGACGGGAAAATCCGGCAACCGCCAGGGATATGCGCAACACGTCACCTTTTGTCTCGTTATCGGCGCGAATCCGCTCGATATTATAAGGTGGGTATCCATCGGAGGTCTTGGCGACACGGTCCAAAACCCGTTCAATTTCATCAAAGCCCAGCATGAAGGGGCTGGAAAACGCAGAAACGCGCGTCATGACTAATCCTTTCTTCGGCCCAAAAAGCGACCCTCCAGTGACCCCGTCCGGCAATCACTATTATTCAGAATATGGTACACGGCGGCTAATGCTTCAAGAGAAACCATGACACGGCCGGTCTGTGCGGCGGAAAGTGCAGGGTTTACCGCGATAGGTGGCAGCCATGTCCGCGCTCAAGACACGTCGCCGGCTGTGTATTGCGGTTTTGATTGAAGCCAGAGAGAGGTCTGGGATCAAGACAAGGAGGTCAAGGCATTCTCGGCGATCCGCAACAGCTCTCAATGTGTGGTACGCACTCATGCGCGTGTTCGTGGCACCGTCACAGACAAGCTTTATGATTTCATGGATGACGTGGATTGGAAGCATGAGACTGAAGTCGCGCCGCTACCCAAACAACGTAAAGAGATGAAGAAAGCGCAACGCGCGGAACTCGGCAAGCTGCGAGGGATTCAAAAGATGCGGTGGCAGGCTGAATCCGCCGAGCGATCAGCGCGACTGAACACAGGACTGCGCGGATTGTGGCAAAGTCTCTCTGGGCTGCTGCGAAGTGAAAAAGCGGAATGAGAAAGGGTGGTGGTGCGGTCTTCAATGCGGCCAACACCAGCGAGATGAATTGGTCAACGCGCAATTGCAGGATCGGCGCGCCCTGCAACTCGCTATTGAAACACTCCGCCGCATTCTCGCGCGCGATGTCGCTCAGGTCATTCGCGCTGTGGAGCAAGCAGAACAGATGCAGTCAATGGAGAGGCAGCGTGGTCGCGCGCGCAAACTCACTGCGGGCTTATGAGTGTGGTATGAAATGGCAGGACCGGCCAAATTGCATTTTAGTCAATTCCTGTCCATTTTCGTCGACAATCATTCCGTGGTGATATTGTTTCGTATAGTTCTTATCTAACTCTCCGATCCAACGATAACGGTTCATTTTCCCTTTTTCCGACCGGGGGATTAACTCACAATCCGCCTTGGCCTGTTCATCTTTTGCGATTGAAAACACCACTCTTATCAAACCGCGAAAAACACCGACGATATACTCCACCGATTCCGCACGCTTTTTGCTGACTGGCCAGTCTCCCAAAGTGCGTTGTCGTAGTGTTTCCTCATCATCCGCAAATTCAGGGTAGGGTGGAAGGTTTCGGGCACCATTCCCATTCAAGCTCACAATAAGGAAGCAGCCATCTATTTCTGATGATTTTATAGGGTTGGTATAGCGCGCATTTAAATCTTTTGCTGACACCCAATAATCATCTGCGAGATGGCCAGCTCGAATATTCGTTAACTGCCAGGGCATTGCAATCAATATTGATTCTATTCGAAGGGCTTCGTCCTCAGTGAGGCCGTGGGCGATGATTTGGATGTCCGGCGCGCAATTCTTCTCGTCCTTTATGCCCTGAATGAGATTGTATTTTTCATTTGGATTTCCTTGAGCGTTTGTCTGCATGTTGGCATGATTAAAGCAGCGGTCGTCTTTTCCTTTCCCAACGTAGAAAACTGAAGAAGGGTCCTTTGCGTCAACGCGCGGATCAATGAGAACATAAACGTAGAAACCGAGTTTCTCTTTTGCCGCTTGATTGAAAACCAAACTGTTTACCTTTTATCTCAGGATGGTCGTGACGGCTGCTCCGTTGGCTGTTCAAAGCTGATTCTAAGCCTTGTTCCCGTTGCTTCAGCAAATCGTTTCAATGTCCGCGTGGACGGGATTGACCCTCCACCTTCCAACCGCGCGACTACAGCCTGCGTTGTTCCCATAGCTATGGCGACCTGTTCTTGGGTCATGTGCGCTTTGGACCGGGCATCAATCAAGGCTCCCGCCAATGCGAATTCTTCTTCCATGGCATCATAATCAGCCTTAAACGCAGGGTTTTTCGCCCATTGTTTTTTCAGGTCTTTCATACTGGTCATCGGACCTCCTTTGCCCTTTGCAGAGCGATTTCAATTTCCCGGCGCGGAGTTTTCTGGGTGGTCTTGCGAAACACCCGAACAACCACAACACGCTTACCTTTCACGGCGACATAGGCGGCGCGGGCAATGCCATCGCGCCCCTTCATCCGCATTTCCCAAATCGGACCGTCGAGATGTTTCACATAAGGCTCTCTGACGTTTTCAAGCCCTTTGGCCTCAATCAGTTCACCAATCCAGATAAATTTTGCTCGCATATCGGTCGGCAGGTCTTCTAATTCGGTATCTACGCGTTCATCCAGTGTTTCTACCGTCCAATTCATATCTAAAATATATCATTTTTGCAATAATTTACAAGGTTTAAGTGCAGCCACGGATGGAATGCGGGTCTCCCACATCATCCCCACGCTACCGGATAAATGCGTTTGAATGATTGATCTCTGAAACGGGTTTTAACCCCGTTTCTGAGATGGCAGGAATTTGGTATGTAGGGAGCTGAAAATAATGTTATCTTTCAAGGGCTTTGAGGCAATTTCGGCGTCTGAGATGGCCGACCTGAGAGATAAGTAATAGAATAATGGTGGAGCCAGCCGGAGTCGAACCGGCGACCTCTTGCATGCCATGCAAGCGCTCTACCAACTGAGCTATGGCCCCATTGCAATTTGTGTCGTCAATAACCGCCAAATTGCCGCGCGGTTTTAGGAAGGCATTGGCAAAAGATCAAGCGGTAATTTCGCTTAAACCGGATCAAAAGACCCTTTCTGCCCGACTTTACGCAGCGGGCCGCCGGACCATATCATCCGGCAGGCCTGCAGCCGTCTTACAGCTGCCGTCTTAATTGTCGTCGTTCTTTCCGCTCGAAGGAACGACGATGATGGCATCATCATCATCGTCGTCATCTTCCAGGAAAGTGTCATCATCTTCTGAATCATCATCGTCGACGTCGATGTCCAGATCGATATCGACGTTTTCTTCATCATCGTCGCTATCGTCATCATCGTCGTCGTCATCATCGTCGAGGCTGGCAACTTTCACTGCACCGGTGGAACCGCCTTCATCATCGGCATCTTCCAGCGGCACCAGTTCTGCACTTTCCGACTCGTCGTCTTCTTCTTCTACTTTCGCTTTGGGCTTTGCCTTGACCGGCGCAGCCTTTTCAGGCTTCGCTCTGGCAACCGGTGCCAGCACAAAGACTGTTTCACATTTGGGG from Pararhizobium sp. IMCC3301 includes the following:
- a CDS encoding folylpolyglutamate synthase/dihydrofolate synthase family protein, yielding MDHSTAILERLTRLHPRLMDLSLGRLEALLEKLGHPERRLPPTIHIAGTNGKGSTTAFMRSLLEADGKQVHVYTSPHLVRFHERIRLGQPGAGRLVDDATLISTMLEVERINGGAEITQFEITTAIAFKLFAEHKADVLLLEVGLGGRLDATNVVDTPRASVITPISMDHESFLGDSLAKIAYEKAGILKPGVPAVIARQVPEVMSVIAEVAGRIGAPMRLLGQDFDAYAEHGRMIYQTDSQVLDLPMPNLVGQHQIGNAAMAIATLETAGMMPAAKARETGLSHAVWPARLQRLQDGGMTKFTDPETEIWLDGGHNPGAGAVVASAMAALEERVERPLFLIAGMLNTKDPIGFFEPFESLARHVFTVTIPGADASRDADELAHLAIAAGLSAEPAASVEAALTALSQNWQYDTSPRVLICGSLYLAGEVLKANGTLPE
- the accD gene encoding acetyl-CoA carboxylase, carboxyltransferase subunit beta, giving the protein MNWINSVVRPKIQNLWSNKREVPENLWIKCPESGEMVFHRDLEANDFVIPNSGFHMRMSAERRLTKLFDYGSFEKLALPTAPVDPLKFRDERRYTDRLKDARAKTGYEDAILIGKGRLEENIVIAAVQDFNFMGGSLGMAAGEAIITGFQAATAAGVPFILFAASGGARMQEGILSLMQLPRTTVALQQHREAGLPYLVVLTNPTTGGVTASYAMLGDVHIAEPGALIGFAGQRVIEQTIREKLPEGFQRSEYLLEHGMVDMVVHRHKMRDTLANLCRLLMKQPAVAMTTNLLESDAPKPSKAKQETADEYLEVIELEPVDSDLKPAGNSAQVSEKATGKAS
- the trpA gene encoding tryptophan synthase subunit alpha, translating into MTTRIDRRFQALKAEGRPALVTYFMGGDPDYETSLRIMKTLPKAGSDVIELGMPFSDPMADGPTIQLAGQRALKSGQTLARTLQMARAFREDDDTTPIVMMGYYNPIYIYGVERFLKDAKKAGIDGLIVVDLPPEMDEELCLPAMQAGLNFIRLATPTTNDKRLPKVLSNTSGFVYYVSMTGITGSAIASTGPVADAVARIKAHTDLPVCVGFGVKTAEQARVFGQAADGVVVGSAIVDAVAKSLAGGDGPQGDPAEAVAALVRELAAGVRKSRLAELT
- the trpB gene encoding tryptophan synthase subunit beta — translated: MTQHPNPNSLRNGPDDQGMFGIFGGQFVAETLMPLILELQEKWAEAKVDPEFLAELQHLNTHYTGRPSPLYFAERLTEHLGGAKIYFKRDELNHTGSHKINNCLGQILLAKRMGKTRIIAETGAGQHGVATATVAARFGYPCEVYMGATDVERQAPNVFRMKLLGAKVHPVSSGHGTLKDAMNEALRDWVTNVDDTYYLIGTAAGPHPYPEMVRDFQSVIGTETREQMLAAEGRLPDMLVAAVGGGSNAIGLFHPFLDDADVQMVGVEAGGKGLDGDEHCASLTAGRPGVLHGNRTYLLQNEDGQIKDGHSISAGLDYPGIGPEHSWLKESGRVEYVPIMDNEALDAFQLLTRLEGIIPALEPSHALAEVMKRAPDMDKDKIIVMNLCGRGDKDVNTVSNLIGVELSS
- a CDS encoding phosphoribosylanthranilate isomerase yields the protein MTTEPAFDIKICGLSTQADIAAAMAGGASMVGLVFFAKSPRNVSLAQAEKLAASARQNSHRQVQIVALTVNPDDVELAAIVARVQPDIVQLHGTEPASRVAEIKLTHGVEVMKAFGVREVADFDGLKPYASVADRLLIDAKPPQNSVLPGGNGLTFDWSILDALTARICGGLPVMLSGGLNPDNVASAVELSQRHPVISGIDVSSGVETSPGIKDKGLIETFLQRAKAAAPSTSSRKEYLHDPAS
- a CDS encoding lipopolysaccharide assembly protein LapA domain-containing protein: MMRFIKYLILIPLGIIVVVLSIANRRAVTVSLNPFPDAAAGTDLAVLSYSVPLYLLLFGFLLLGVLLGGFGSWFAQGKWRRKARANEHQASLQQKRAEEAEKKAREMAPEQETNHPLLPVAKT
- a CDS encoding integration host factor subunit beta, translating into MIKSELVQKIADRNPHLFQRDVEMIVNAILDEITSALSRGDRVELRGFGAFSVKTRNPRAGRNPRTGESVQVESKVVPFFKTGKEMRERLNSG
- the sppA gene encoding signal peptide peptidase SppA, whose product is MAEPSNPEYLLDRRRLRRKLTFWRVAGLGLLAVVLIWGVARLTGLDPFSETRGQHIAEISVDGLIVGSDARLDLIEELGNQDNVRAVIVKINSPGGTTSGGEALYESLRALSEKKPVVATIDGIGTSAAYMAALATDRIFARRASITGSIGVIYQSPNVTALLEKLGIRMEEIKSDPLKASPNPFSPTTPEARAVIQDLIDDSYEWFLDLVKERRNFDDATARTLADGRVFSGDRALSVKLIDEIGSQKDARNWLVIEYDLDSRIKVIDREITDDESVLNLTMRALFVTFAKTIGLRGVESAILDAVSVPTQLDGLISVWHPILD
- a CDS encoding DUF1150 domain-containing protein, whose product is MINKTEPKKIMSAHDFARLGEGKVAYIRSMTSDQFHAAFPDVEALPAGLNLWALLNADGAPIVIGDSREALIANAWEHELQPVSVH
- a CDS encoding helix-turn-helix domain-containing protein, coding for MTSMKDLKKQWAKNPAFKADYDAMEEEFALAGALIDARSKAHMTQEQVAIAMGTTQAVVARLEGGGSIPSTRTLKRFAEATGTRLRISFEQPTEQPSRPS
- a CDS encoding type II toxin-antitoxin system RelE/ParE family toxin, translating into MNWTVETLDERVDTELEDLPTDMRAKFIWIGELIEAKGLENVREPYVKHLDGPIWEMRMKGRDGIARAAYVAVKGKRVVVVRVFRKTTQKTPRREIEIALQRAKEVR
- a CDS encoding TIGR02300 family protein, giving the protein MAKQELGTKRTCGNCGSRFYDLNRDPIICPKCETVFVLAPVARAKPEKAAPVKAKPKAKVEEEDDESESAELVPLEDADDEGGSTGAVKVASLDDDDDDDDDDSDDDEENVDIDLDIDVDDDDSEDDDTFLEDDDDDDDAIIVVPSSGKNDDN